The stretch of DNA CCGAAGTGGACCCCGCGGCCGGCCCACCGCTTGGCCCGTTCGATGGGGGCCATCTCAGGTCACCTCGGTGCGCCGGGCGACGCGGAGGAAGGCGATGGCGGCGGCAAGGAGCAAGGGGAAGAGGAAGAGGGCGATCGCGGCCCCCTCGGCGATGTCGCCCCCCTGGATGCCGGTGAAGAAGGCGAGGCTCGCCAGGACCTGCGTCGTGTCGTAGGGTCCGCCGCGGGTCAGCACGAAGATCACGATCATGTCGGTGAATGCGAACACGAACCCGAACAACGATGCCACGAGCATGATCGGGCGGACCAACGGAACCGTGATTTGGAACAGGTGCCGCCAGAAGCTGGCTCCGTCCACGGCGGCCGCGTCATGGAT from Candidatus Methylomirabilis sp. encodes:
- a CDS encoding ABC transporter permease subunit, coding for IHDAAAVDGASFWRHLFQITVPLVRPIMLVASLFGFVFAFTDMIVIFVLTRGGPYDTTQVLASLAFFTGIQGGDIAEGAAIALFLFPLLLAAAIAFLRVARRTEVT